One Miscanthus floridulus cultivar M001 chromosome 11, ASM1932011v1, whole genome shotgun sequence DNA window includes the following coding sequences:
- the LOC136491324 gene encoding SUMO-conjugating enzyme SCE1-like: MASGGIARGRLAEERKSWRKSHPYGFVAKPETLPDGSVNLMAWKCVIPGKEGTDWEGGYFPLTLHFPEDYPSSPPVCKFPAGFFHVNVYPTGAVCLSILSSAWKASVTVRQILIGIQDLLDNPNPASAAQDICFRLYKKDMPKYKDHVRQQAKRYPSVV; the protein is encoded by the exons ATGGCATCTGGTGGCATCGCCCGCGGCCGACTGGCCGAGGAGCGCAAATCGTGGCGCAAGAGCCACCCCTAT GGGTTCGTGGCGAAGCCGGAGACGCTGCCGGATGGGTCCGTGAACCTCATGGCCTGGAAGTGCGTCATCCCCGGCAAAGAGGGC ACTGACTGGGAGGGTGGATATTTCCCCTTGACTCTGCATTTTCCTGAAGATTACCCAAGCAGCCCTCCCGTCTGCAAGTTTCCAGCAGGATTCTTTCACGTCAATGTCTACCCTACCGGAGCAGTGTGCCTATCAATACTTAGCAGT GCGTGGAAGGCTTCTGTCACGGTGAGGCAAATTCTCATAGGCATTCAAGACCTACTTGATAACCCTAACCCAGCCTCTGCTGCACAAGATATATGTTTTCGGCTCTACAAGAAG GATATGCCGAAGTACAAGGATCATGTTCGTCAGCAGGCGAAGCGCTATCCTTCAGTTGTGTAG
- the LOC136493789 gene encoding uncharacterized protein: MAAGEPPAPRAAAAPGPESAAEAEHLLSLAESELSAGRLRAARRHALRASRLYPSCPRASAVATAANVLLADASSHHAALLLPEPDDPDASPLSASELRRHFKSLVKSLRVGPDYAAAYPSSSAAAEEALGRATEAYEALTAPPPGTFWTACAGCRLLHEFERKYVGYRLICPSCRRTFLAVEVPPPPEAEPPALAPAPRRPAAAKKPNTEKLEMTLAEMQLQLAKKRRGAKASENSSRDLVVVDDDDDEEEQEDGEEAEAENKHSDLMAVEDSDFYNFDADRGERCFKRGQLWALYADADGMPRQYALVDGVQRGTQFRVQIRWLDGEEGKPCGQFKVGRAETVDSVNVFSHLLACERAAREVYQVYPRKASVWALHGGEEGDAVRTKYDIVVMLSGYDERYGASFGYLEKVEGFRSIFTRRDIGSHAVHFLQKDDLGVLSHQIPARKVPKGEGSALPPGDCWELDPASLPPELLHIEAVKPRE, from the coding sequence ATGGCCGCCGGCGAACCTCCCGCCCCgcgcgccgccgcggcgccgggGCCCGAATCCGCGGCCGAGGCCGAGCACCTCCTTTCGCTGGCCGAGTCGGAGCTCTCCGCGGGCCGGCTCCGGGCCGCGCGCAGGCACGCCCTCCGCGCCTCCCGCCTGTACCCGTCCTGCCCGCGCGCCTCGGCGGTGGCCACCGCTGCCAACGTGCTCCTCGCCGACGCCTCCTCCCACCACGCCGCGCTCCTGCTGCCCGAGCCCGACGACCCCGACGCCTCGCCGCTCTCCGCCTCCGAGCTCCGCCGCCACTTCAAGTCGCTCGTCAAGTCCCTCCGCGTCGGCCCCGACTACGCCGCCGCCtacccctcctcctccgccgccgccgaggaggcTCTCGGCCGCGCCACCGAGGCCTACGAGGCGCTCACCGCCCCGCCCCCCGGGACTTTCTGGACCGCCTGCGCCGGATGCCGCCTCCTCCACGAGTTCGAGCGCAAGTATGTGGGATACCGCCTCATCTGCCCCTCCTGCCGCCGTACCTTCCTCGCCGTCGAGGTTCCGCCTCCGCCGGAGGCCGAACCCCCTGCCCTTGCGCCTGCGCctcggcggccggcggcggccaaGAAGCCCAATACGGAGAAGCTGGAAATGACGCTCGCCGAGATGCAGCTCCAGCTCGCCAAGAAGAGGAGGGGCGCAAAGGCTTCGGAGAACTCTTCCCGAGACTTGGTGGtggtggatgatgatgatgatgaagaggaaCAGGAGGACGGCGAGGAGGCTGAGGCGGAGAACAAGCATTCGGACCTGATGGCCGTGGAGGACTCTGACTTCTACAACTTCGACGCCGACCGCGGCGAGAGGTGCTTCAAGAGAGGCCAACTCTGGGCTTtgtacgccgacgccgacggcATGCCACGCCAGTATGCGCTGGTGGATGGGGTGCAGCGAGGTACCCAATTCAGAGTGCAGATACGGTGGCTGGATGGCGAGGAGGGGAAGCCATGCGGGCAGTTCAAGGTTGGGAGAGCAGAGACCGTGGATTCAGTGAACGTCTTCTCCCACCTTCTGGCCTGCGAGAGGGCGGCGAGGGAGGTGTACCAGGTTTATCCCAGGAAGGCCTCGGTTTGGGCGCTCCATGGTGGCGAGGAGGGCGATGCGGTGAGGACAAAGTATGACATTGTGGTGATGCTCAGTGGTTACGATGAGCGGTATGGTGCCAGCTTCGGGTACCTGGAGAAGGTGGAAGGCTTCAGGAGCATCTTCACACGCCGGGACATCGGAAGCCATGCTGTACACTTCCTTCAGAAGGATGATCTTGGGGTGCTTTCGCATCAGATACCGGCCAGGAAGGTGCCCAAGGGCGAGGGATCGGCTCTGCCTCCTGGGGATTGCTGGGAACTTGATCCTGCATCATTGCCTCCCGAGTTGCTGCACATCGAAGCTGTCAAACCACGGGAATGA